A single genomic interval of Cucumis sativus cultivar 9930 chromosome 5, Cucumber_9930_V3, whole genome shotgun sequence harbors:
- the LOC116403870 gene encoding carbon catabolite repressor protein 4 homolog 4-like — translation MFRGSSSKTTVADRGDPNDPRVRLKRDCVGIMAAFKLGQPFHHVVILANTHLCWDPEWADVKLAQAKYLLSRLARFKSLVAEKFECTPSVLLAGDFNSTPGDKKVSFRQEDFGIITRLRLRYRSRHVVEFEQDKSS, via the exons GTTCATCATCAAAAACCACCGTAGCCGATCGTGGGGATCCTAACGATCCCCGAGTAAGATTAAAACGTGATTGCGTTGGGATTATGGCTGCTTTCAAACTTGGGCAGCCTTTTCATCATGTTGTAATTCTAGCCAACACCCAtctttgttg GGATCCAGAATGGGCTGATGTGAAGCTCGCTCAGGCTAAGTATCTTTTATCACGCCTAGCTCGATTCAAATCTTTAGTTGCTGAAAAGTTTGAATGCACACCCTCAGTACTTTTGGCTGGCGATTTCAATTCAACCCCAGGAGATAAG AAGGTGTCTTTCAGACAAGAAGATTTTGGCATTATTACGAGGTTGAGGTTGAGGTATAGGTCAAGACATGTTGTTGAGTTTGAACAGGATAAAAGCTCTTAG